A genomic region of Plasmodium malariae genome assembly, chromosome: 14 contains the following coding sequences:
- the PmUG01_14020900 gene encoding conserved Plasmodium protein, unknown function: protein MSKYKGSIFTILISSSLGWNMNRLYRKNELNMYGIKNNHDIIVVRQVNIADKQYNSDSNNYSDNNSAESSNSDTLNEKELLKFVEHFSNINKKNKGFCETSIFKNSTFSNSNNEHNNDESFNTYLIIDKWKTKKEFEKSQKEFQTLFSEKNNIYSKKMEDIYFKFEMYDNNYETISSKNIFQKLFYIIF, encoded by the coding sequence ATGAGCAAATATAAAGGTTCCATATTTACCATATTAATAAGTAGTTCTTTAGGATGGAACATGAACAGGCTAtacagaaaaaatgaattgaATATGTACGGAATAAAAAACAATCACGATATAATCGTAGTTAGACAAGTAAATATTGCCGATAAACAATACAACAGTGATAGTAATAATTACAGCGATAATAATTCCGCTGAAAGTAGTAACTCAGACACTTTAAACGAAAAAGAGTTGTTAAAGTTTGTGGAACATTTTagcaatattaataaaaaaaacaaaggcTTTTGTGAAACTAGCATCTTTAAGAATTCTACATTTTCTAATTCAAATAATGAacataataatgatgaaagTTTTAATACTTACCTAATTATAGATAAatggaaaacaaaaaaggaatttgAAAAGTCCCAAAAGGAATTTCAAACGCtattttcagaaaaaaataatatatatagtaaaaaaatggaagatatttatttcaaatttGAAATGTAcgataataattatgaaaccATTTCGTCAAAAAATATCTTTCAAAAgctattttacattattttttga